The sequence gtctccttcctgagcggtacgatggctgtgtggtcccatggtgtttatacttgcgtactattgtttgtacagatgaacgtggtaccttcaggagtttggaaattgctcccgaggatgaaccagacttgtggaggtctacactttttttctgagatcttggctgatttcttttgattttcccatgatgtcaagcaaagaggcactgaatttgaaggttggccttgaaatacatccacaggtacacctccaattgactcaaatgatgtcaattagcctatcagaagcttctaaagccatgacatcattttctggaattttccaagctgtttaaagacagtcaacttagtgtatgtaaacttctgacccactggaattgtgatacagtgaattataagtgaaataatctgtctgtaaacaattgttggaaaaattacttgtgtcatccacaaagtagatgtcctaaccgacctgccaaaactatagtttgttaaacaagaaatttgtggagtggttgacaaacaAGTTTTTTATGACTACAACGTAAGTCTATGTAAACTACAATTTCAACTGTACCAcacccccctcgggccttattgcttaattttaCCCCAACATTGTGTGAAATAAATGTATAAACAATAGCATAAATGTAGGTTAATTTTGATGGACAACAATGAGgagattgggaagggggggttgTGTGCGTGGTGTTTCCAATGTTTTGGTCAAATTCCATTGATCTCTTTACCACATCTATACAGCATTGAAAACCTTTGGTGCTACGAACCAGTCTTTATTAAAGCAACACCATCAATATACCTGaatcaacaaaaacaacaacaggcgGAGGCAATGTCTCTTTTTTCTTCGGACATTGATACAATGGAGAAAAGCCTTTTAAGAAGCATCTTATTTAAGCAAGGAACATGCATgcacaacacacaaacaaacctcTGGCCAACAATAGGAAGAGACTCCTAAAGAAAGAGACTTGGACTGTTTCTGAGTTGCATATTGCTCTAGTTTTTATTTATCATATTCATCATATATGTCTTTAATACCATATCGATATACACAGTGTGTCTCCTGGTCTCCAGCGTCCTCATGCTGCCAGTTTGGTTTAACTCCTGATAGATCCATGTCCCCCATCTCCCACCCTGGGTTATGCAGGTGGGTTGTATCCTCCCTGCACCATGAcacagtctccagtctccagaaccacacacatacagccaaAATAGAATTATAGCAGTGTTTCAGCAGCTGCAATACTCTTAAGTCTGTATACCAATTGCGCTTTGATTACAGTTGAGACCCCAATCATTGTCTGTTTTATCATACAGAACATGTTACATTATAGTCCACTGTAATCATTGCCTATACAACAAAGTATATTTATGTATATCACTTGCAGGGAAAACTTGTATCACTGTAAGGTGATGTGCCAAAGTAGGCAGTATGCTCAATTTACTACTGTACGTGAAGGGAGAAGCTGAATGGAAGATGACTGTTGAGAGACTGAAACTGCTCTGTGGACCTtgtttggattgattgattgtataGTTGAAGATAACCGAGGCTTGTATATAATATTGTATGGAGAGGGGCAATTCTCTAATATCCTCTTCACACTGAGGAGATACACATTCAGGATACACATTTTCATTATTATTTAACAGGATACATagatataaatgtatatattcaTTTTTTGTGAACAGAAAAACAATTGTTTTAGTTCTAACTACATAGTGTTTCATTTTTTATGTTTGTATCTCATGCAATCATCCGCAGCAGCCAATACACAGCAGGGGTATTTGCCTTGCATTGTATTGCATTTCTACCACATCGACTGAACATGCAAATGGCAAGATTTGTGTTAATGTATCTGCTATCTTAATGTGTCATATGTTTATtatgatatacactacatgaccaaatgtatgttgacacctgctcgtcaaacatctcattccaaaatcgtgggcattgatatggagttggtcccccctttgctgctataatagcctccattGTTCTGGGAAGGCTTCCCACTTAACTGTTGGAACATTgcgtccattcagccacaagagcattagtgaggtcgggcactaatgttgggcgattaggcctggctcgcagtcggcgttcgaattcatcccaaaggtgttcaatggggttgagtttagggctctgtgcaggccagtcaatttcttccacaccgatctcaacaaaccatttctatatggaccttgctttgtgcacgggggcattgtcatgctgaaacaggaaagggccttccctaaactgttgccacgaagttggaagcacagaatcgtctagaatgtcattgtatgctgtagcgttaagatttcctaaGGGGCCgatcccaaaccatgaaaaacagccccagaccattattactcctccaccaaactttacagttggcactatgcatttgggcagttagcgttctcctggcatccgccaaacccagattcgtccgtcggactgccagatagtgaagcgtgattcatcactccagagaatgcgtttccactgctccagagtccaatggcggtgagctttacaccactccagctgacgcttggcattgggcatggtgattttaggcttatgtatggctgctcagccatggaaaagtatttcatgaagctcccgacgaacagttcttgtcctgacgttggtagtgagtgttgcaatcgaggacagacaatttttacgctctacacgcttcagcactcggcggcaccgttctgtgagcttgtgtggcctaccacttcgcggctgagtcgTTGTCGCTCCTTTACGTTTccccttcacaataacagcacttacagttgaccggagcagctctagcagggcagaaatttgacgaactgacttgtcaatgtttgtctatggagattgcatggctgtttaCTCAATTTTCTACACCTGTCAGCTATgggtttggctatttcagccactaatttgaaggggtgtccacatacttttgtatatatagtgtattttgaAAGTCAATCAATACCTGAGCTGTAAATGAGGCATTCAATGTTATTGAGCACGTAGACAATACTATTTAGGTTCAGTTGGGAGTTATTTGTTGAAGCCTCTGAAAAGGCTGTAGATATTTGTAAAAATATGCTTTGGAAAGAAGGAACATACAGTAGAGTTAAGATTTGTTCAATAATGTTGATTAATAAGTTAAGGTGATTAATCTTAGGTTTATTCATGCAAATGATGTTTACCTGTTTCAAAACTGTGTAGAACTATGACTGTAATGGACCACGGAGTACTGAAATGTTAGTGAGAAGGTGCAATATTACCCACAATCATGCCACAGCAGCAGATCCACCATATAGAAAGAATGCCACAATGCATTGACAATCAGTTAAGCAGGCACAtgcagcagcagagacagaaccTCGTGCtaacacactcacaaaatgtcTAGGTGCCCTGTGATGAGACATACGGGTAGAAACATTTTCAAAGCACATGATGATCATAGCAAATTGTTTATACAAATGGGATCTTGGTTGAACGGTCATTACATTTCTGGCGTGATCCAGGGACAGCAAGGAAGACAGTGTGAGGGGTGTATTGGGAGGGAGGACCATCATGGTGAAGTGGGGTCCTCGCAATCCATACAGATTGCTCTGGTAGGGAATGAATGAGGCATCAGACTGTCtatagccctgtttatacctggtacTAACATGTGCCCCAAGTCCTGATCtggtccacattctgattgtgcccacattttcagaTGGGTGTAGACTATTAAAAGACacattgtgatcagatcttcctgaCCCCCTCCGGAGGTAGTAAGGCACGCACTGTGTCTGGATATCAATGAAGTGAAAGCAGATATGGATGGTCAAACCATTTAAATCTTTATACCAGCCTCTAAAATCATTGCCAGGTAGCACAAGTGACTTATGACATCAGTAATTAATGTAAAGAAACATTTAATTcatattattttgaaagaatatctCTCAAATACTTAGCATACAGGGAGGCATCAGCTAATCTGGTAACAATACAGAAactagagctgggcgatatggacaaaaatctATGTTATGATAAATTGACTATATTATCACGATAAAGATAAATTGAATGATACGTTGAATGAAATGTATAAGCACCAGTAATTATTTTACCCTTTCAACTACCCCTACAACTTTGAATGTTATCAATTGTCCCATTAGCAATATTAGCAGACAGGCCTATTTCATTACAACTTCACATTCCTCTAGTAAAGGCTACTTATCGTTATCAGTAAAATGTCCTCGATAAACTGAAAATTATCGAAACTGACCatttatcgtcccagctctagtAGACATGACTAACCTTAATAAGAGTGATTGGATCATACAACTCACATGTTAGAGCAAGGTTTAAATTAGGCTATTGTGAACCCAATGTTCTAGAATACTTGCTTGACCACCAGATTCTTCTCATACATATAATATGAGATCATGCTATTCCTGTCCATTGCCCTACAATAGGCATATTTCAGGGCGACCCAGAAGGCATTGCCCCAAATACACATGAACATGCAACAGGCATGGTAAAGGATGCAGTCAGTTGAGCTGGAAGGGCTTGTGTTTTGAAGCAATGCCGTTGTAACTGATACTTTGGGCTGATACGAGTCACTGTTCATATGATATGCTTTTGACCTTTTTTTAAAGGTGGTACATAACTCTATGGGCAACCCATATGGATTTCTCTGTAGACAACTGAGTCTTTCTGTGCATCCTAACAGTGAAATTGGAGAAGACTGGTTAGCACATCCAGCTATAAGAAAACATACACCCCTCTAACAATTATTACATGGCTGGTCTTTAAAGCATCGTCCTGCATCAGTCAACTGGACATTGACACCCCAAGAATGTAAAGATAGACATGTGCAATCATCAGTTAAACTCAGACACATCTGGACAAAGACATTCCCCATAGTTCTGCTACTAGCAGATGCAGATATTACCAGAGGCCTTACAGTACATTTCCCTTTTTGCCTTAAATTTGATGTTTCAATGGTCTGACTCATGCCTCCATGGAATAATCCTCCAATAGAATTTGCTGTATGGTCACTGAAAGGGGCCATTATTTCCCAATGAGACTTTGGTTTGACTTGTGGTTGGTTGGTTTCATCCCCAGGGAAATAGTATAAATGTACATAGGAATATATTAAATAAAACTACATGAACTCTGCGCTGAAAAACAGGTTTCATCTCACACTCTTTTTGAAATGGCAATGCTGACAATTTGATCACATCAAAAGGACCTTACCTGGATGTAAAAATGTCccaataccttggctttgttAAAGCTTGGTATATACAGTATCAATATAATTTGTGTTACTCCAAAGTTTGACAGTTTTATTACCAATTCCCTGTGTTTACATATACAGTGTATAAAAAGTAAGTATGAAGAACAGAAATTAAATGTGTGGTTTCTTGTCTGTAAATTATTTTAATGGCGGGTGTATGGTTAGGTTTTAAACCTGTAACTGAAATAGTAAATATCCGATGCACACAGCAATGGTCAAGGATAATTATCTAAGAAAAATACTTTATTACATGGTAAAAAAGTAAATAGCATTATACAGTTCACTGTTTTGGGGGTCAGTTTGAATGCATGTTAAATTTAATTGAATATTAAACTGGCAGATGGCCATTCTGAATTTCTGATACATTCAGAGAAATTCCAAAGTGAATTATGATGAAAGGATGCTGGTCAACTAAAATACAAATTTAATTTGATTACATTTCATTTGAGCAATTAAACAAAAAAATGTGGCcaaacatgatgtatatgattgagtcacactcacagtacagTCATAGATAGGCACAGAAAGGGTTGATTTTCACTTTCATTTTGGAGACATGTAGGGATCCTGTCATGTAAAAATGAGGCACAGCACAACTAACTGGAGACCTATTCTTCTGTCCTATCTATACAGAATGGTATAGATGTCTCCTTCCTACCGTAGCCTTTATATCAGGGGGAAACCCTCTACCTGTTCAGTCCTAGTTTCTTCTGAAAGGAGTTTCCGTCTCCCTTTGTGGCTTGCTATAACAAGAGAGGGCAAGTGTTAGGTAGACATTTTTATAGGTAGAGGACACTTCAACCCCATAAAAGCACACACAGCTGCATGGTCTTTGATGGTTTTCCATTTACCTTGTTGAtgtctttgtgtctctctttACTGACAATCTCCTCAatgatctctccctctccccttatcagcctgaaaaacaaaaacagaggGAATAAAAACCAGCACACACCCATATAGGAATAGATATTGAAACTACCGAACCATAGATGCCATGGGAACACAGTTGTATATAGCGTTGGTGTACCTGGTGCGTCCAGTCTCAGGGTCTACCACCCTGCGGATGACACTCTGCTTAGCCTCATACTCCTCCTTTGTTAAGGGTCTCTTGGTGGATAGCCTGGCTTTCTGCTCATCTGTCATTGCTACAGAATGGACAAAAACAAAACATCCACCCATCTGCTCAGCTTTATATCTGGTTTCATATTCCATTCTTTGTTTAGCTAGTTAACAAATAAACATTAGCTATTGAGGACATATAACAAAATATGAGACCAACATACCTGGTCCATGATCTTCTGTGCAATCATCACTCTGCCACAACTCCAGGAAGGGCTGGGGGGTGCTGCCTACAGGCTGAGGGGGGGCTGGAGGGGGCATCAAATCTACAAGCAGAGATGCTCTTCGTTCTTCCAATTTCTttatcttcttctttttcttcttctccaaTTTCAT comes from Salmo salar chromosome ssa20, Ssal_v3.1, whole genome shotgun sequence and encodes:
- the arl6ip4 gene encoding ADP-ribosylation factor-like protein 6-interacting protein 4, whose protein sequence is MERSRSRDSSADKTKSTSRQVGEKKLSKKKKRRHSSSSSSSSSSSSASPTPSKKASRSLSKSQDLKGKKKMKKRSSSSSSSSSSSSSSSSSSSDEKSKRKERKRKQFKKKLKKKKRKLKKEMKLEKKKKKKIKKLEERRASLLVDLMPPPAPPQPVGSTPQPFLELWQSDDCTEDHGPAMTDEQKARLSTKRPLTKEEYEAKQSVIRRVVDPETGRTRLIRGEGEIIEEIVSKERHKDINKQATKGDGNSFQKKLGLNR